A window from Candidatus Rickettsiella viridis encodes these proteins:
- a CDS encoding AMP-binding protein: protein MEKIWLNRYQQQVPSEIDPDIYPSLNALFTDSCQKFKNLPALNFFNTSISYQKWAMLSEQLAAYLQKQLNLKKGGRVALMLPNCPQYMVCVFAVLQAGLTVVNVNPLYTPSELIQQIKHSQAETIVILENFLPKLSQGLKETHVKHVISSELGDLLPWWRSWVISWFVRRTIKNSPKAKSHFPTIKFSRCLKEANNLHYQPPSLQNQDIAFLQYTGGTTGTPKAAMLTHRNMLANIEQLTAWVRPILKEGSETMITALPLYHIFSLMVNGLMGLRLGATNVLIPDARNIRQLISVLGKQHFSVLLGVNTLFRALLKKPAFSQLDFSSLKIALGGGAPLQDVVKKRWKEVTGKLLLEGYGLTEASPVVCAPPWDLVTAGNHVGLPLPSTDIRLCDTQEREVPLGEVGELCVKGPQVMKAYWTAGVEETIPIFDSEGWLLTGDLARLDQQGFVFIVGRKKELILVSGFNVYPGEIEEVIQKNSKVSEAAVLGIPSESTGEAVKAFVVRRDNTLTVEELLSYCRQYLSAYKVPTQISFLDYLPKSSLGKILKKQLK, encoded by the coding sequence ATGGAAAAGATTTGGTTAAATCGTTATCAGCAACAAGTACCTTCTGAAATTGATCCTGATATTTATCCTTCACTTAATGCCTTATTTACCGATTCATGTCAAAAATTTAAAAACTTACCGGCATTGAATTTTTTTAATACGTCTATTAGCTATCAAAAATGGGCCATGTTAAGCGAGCAGTTGGCAGCGTATTTACAAAAACAATTAAATTTAAAAAAAGGTGGGAGGGTGGCGTTGATGCTGCCTAATTGCCCGCAGTATATGGTTTGTGTTTTTGCGGTGCTACAAGCTGGGTTGACGGTTGTTAATGTCAATCCACTGTATACCCCTTCAGAATTGATTCAACAAATTAAACATTCACAAGCAGAAACTATTGTTATTCTCGAAAATTTTTTACCCAAACTATCGCAAGGCTTAAAAGAGACGCATGTCAAACATGTGATTAGTAGTGAGTTAGGCGATCTATTGCCTTGGTGGCGTTCATGGGTTATTAGTTGGTTTGTGCGACGAACCATAAAAAATAGTCCAAAAGCAAAGAGTCATTTTCCAACGATTAAATTTTCGCGATGTTTAAAAGAAGCTAATAACTTGCATTACCAGCCACCTTCACTGCAAAACCAGGATATTGCGTTTTTACAATATACAGGCGGCACAACAGGTACACCAAAAGCCGCTATGTTAACGCATCGTAATATGCTCGCGAATATTGAACAATTAACCGCATGGGTAAGGCCTATTTTAAAAGAAGGTTCAGAAACAATGATTACAGCATTACCGCTGTATCATATTTTTTCATTAATGGTGAATGGTTTAATGGGTTTACGTTTAGGCGCGACGAATGTACTCATTCCTGATGCAAGAAATATCCGACAATTAATAAGTGTATTAGGAAAGCAGCATTTTAGTGTATTGCTGGGGGTGAATACCTTATTTAGGGCACTTTTAAAGAAACCTGCTTTTTCACAATTAGATTTTAGTTCCTTAAAAATTGCATTAGGTGGTGGTGCGCCACTACAGGATGTTGTAAAAAAACGTTGGAAAGAAGTCACTGGGAAATTATTACTGGAAGGTTATGGTTTGACAGAAGCATCACCTGTGGTTTGTGCACCGCCCTGGGATTTGGTTACGGCAGGTAATCATGTGGGTTTGCCTTTACCTTCTACGGATATTCGTTTGTGCGATACACAAGAACGGGAAGTACCTTTAGGAGAAGTAGGGGAATTATGTGTTAAAGGTCCTCAAGTAATGAAGGCATATTGGACAGCCGGTGTAGAAGAGACTATTCCTATTTTTGATAGTGAAGGGTGGTTGTTAACTGGCGATTTAGCCAGGCTAGATCAACAAGGCTTCGTTTTTATCGTGGGTCGTAAGAAAGAGTTAATTCTGGTTTCGGGTTTTAACGTTTATCCGGGAGAAATAGAAGAGGTTATTCAAAAAAATTCTAAGGTCAGTGAAGCAGCTGTTCTGGGTATTCCTTCTGAAAGCACAGGCGAGGCCGTTAAAGCATTCGTAGTACGCAGGGATAATACGTTAACGGTAGAAGAGTTATTAAGTTATTGTCGTCAATACCTTAGCGCTTATAAGGTGCCTACACAAATTTCTTTTCTTGATTATCTTCCAAAATCATCATTGGGTAAGATATTAAAAAAACAATTAAAATAA
- a CDS encoding response regulator yields MQKDKGLLSSAIKIAREAIKAERAKSELIANLSYELRTALTSIMGTAQLLTMDCLLPTQQQYVTDILNVSDAILPLVNRLLNLSEQETQQMRQSARPFNLKTLLEKVIKQLLFQAKSKGLQVLLDYPSHVPVNVIGAPDLIYQMVIHLSHYLMKNMQHGSIVIQVNCEQSQDEQEPDQFKLSIKDGGQGIQKQDLIRLKACLDQFDPSYIRDYRGIDLGMSITLTYIKLLNVTLEIASEAEKGGFFVCNIPLRRIINSLDEKIEVQPKSLSLGTSELRILLIEDNNLIQRVYRAVLESIEGCSVDSAMNAQMALEYYMQYSYDLIFMDICLPDSSGIELTQIIRQQEAKGERIPIIAITAHGDAKDKTRFLAAGMDEVVIKPISLEAIMSILERWTSLTTLSLA; encoded by the coding sequence ATGCAAAAAGATAAAGGTTTGTTGTCCTCGGCCATTAAAATTGCACGAGAGGCAATAAAAGCTGAGCGAGCTAAATCCGAATTGATTGCTAATTTAAGCTATGAATTACGTACCGCGCTGACTAGCATCATGGGTACAGCACAACTTTTAACAATGGATTGCTTATTACCTACCCAGCAGCAATATGTCACGGATATTCTTAATGTCAGCGATGCTATTTTACCATTAGTTAATAGGCTGTTAAATCTTTCTGAACAAGAAACGCAGCAAATGAGGCAGAGTGCGCGTCCTTTTAACTTAAAAACTTTATTAGAAAAAGTGATTAAGCAATTATTATTCCAAGCGAAGAGTAAAGGGTTGCAGGTTTTGCTGGACTATCCTAGCCATGTTCCTGTTAATGTCATCGGTGCGCCGGATTTGATCTATCAGATGGTGATACATTTAAGTCATTATTTGATGAAAAATATGCAACATGGTTCGATTGTAATACAAGTAAATTGCGAACAAAGTCAGGATGAGCAAGAGCCAGATCAGTTTAAATTGAGTATTAAAGATGGTGGGCAAGGGATACAAAAACAAGATTTAATCCGATTAAAGGCGTGCTTAGATCAGTTTGACCCCAGTTATATACGTGACTATAGAGGTATCGATTTGGGCATGTCAATTACACTAACGTATATCAAGTTGCTCAATGTCACTTTAGAAATAGCAAGTGAAGCAGAGAAAGGTGGTTTCTTTGTTTGTAACATACCGTTGCGGCGAATTATAAATAGCCTGGATGAAAAAATAGAGGTACAGCCTAAAAGCCTATCATTGGGGACGAGTGAATTACGCATTTTATTGATCGAAGATAATAATCTTATTCAACGAGTTTATAGGGCTGTATTAGAATCAATAGAGGGTTGTTCTGTAGATAGTGCTATGAATGCACAGATGGCGTTGGAATATTATATGCAATACTCGTATGATTTGATCTTTATGGATATTTGCTTGCCAGATAGTTCTGGTATAGAACTGACACAAATTATTCGGCAGCAGGAAGCAAAAGGAGAACGAATACCTATTATTGCTATCACAGCACATGGTGATGCAAAAGATAAAACAAGATTTCTTGCGGCAGGTATGGATGAAGTAGTGATTAAACCGATTAGTCTAGAAGCAATCATGTCTATCCTGGAAAGATGGACATCCCTAACAACCTTATCTTTAGCTTAA
- the minC gene encoding septum site-determining protein MinC produces the protein MNSLMGASKESFKLKASLFTLTTLHLFNADPLFIQQQLKSLIEQTPHFFQQLPVILDFSALKNNAEQTIDFPGIISCLRRSGVIPVGIRGGNAEQQTLAIQAGLTILPNVKLENTDTTPKPSSAPTATAKLITQPVRSGQQIYAKNADLIVLASVSPGAELLADGNIHIYGRLKGRALAGVTGNQNTHIFCKHLEAELVAIAGHYWLSEDLHDLEQTQALAKDGVHISLHQERLQIKTLN, from the coding sequence ATGAACAGTTTAATGGGGGCATCCAAAGAAAGCTTTAAATTAAAAGCAAGTCTGTTTACCTTGACGACCTTGCATTTATTTAATGCGGATCCTTTGTTTATACAACAACAATTAAAATCTTTAATTGAACAAACACCGCATTTTTTCCAACAGCTCCCTGTTATTCTCGATTTCTCAGCGTTAAAAAATAATGCTGAACAAACCATTGATTTCCCTGGCATCATCAGTTGTTTGCGTCGTTCGGGTGTTATTCCAGTTGGCATTCGAGGTGGTAATGCGGAACAACAAACATTAGCCATTCAAGCAGGTCTGACTATTTTACCTAATGTCAAATTAGAAAATACCGATACAACGCCGAAGCCTTCATCTGCCCCTACAGCTACCGCCAAACTGATTACTCAACCGGTACGTTCAGGCCAACAAATTTATGCTAAAAACGCTGATTTAATTGTACTTGCTTCAGTCAGCCCGGGTGCAGAGTTATTAGCGGATGGAAACATTCATATTTATGGCCGGTTAAAAGGTCGTGCGTTAGCAGGTGTCACTGGCAATCAAAATACACACATTTTTTGCAAACACTTAGAAGCCGAATTAGTCGCTATCGCAGGTCATTATTGGCTAAGCGAAGATTTACATGACTTGGAACAAACCCAAGCTTTAGCCAAAGACGGCGTACATATTTCGCTACATCAAGAGCGTCTACAAATAAAAACCTTGAATTAA